One Sulfoacidibacillus ferrooxidans DNA window includes the following coding sequences:
- a CDS encoding winged helix-turn-helix domain-containing protein, translating to MHIGIACKDQSLATHIMSFIPPENEISTWDVHVSLSDFYKTKNFDVMFCEALYPTRTEFSLWREISKNEITDLVLITHNNNQRLKELVPNLYGVIEGKERLSYDVLRVLTSITNERLLQPTHTIAMPSLGESMVVMHGKRIILTRMELTTLRILVEANGKYITANQLVSMIWGDAGVGKKEDLYVYISRLREKLEENPMRPTLIVSSRGMGYAFIGTTSILHSSKYPY from the coding sequence ATGCACATTGGGATTGCCTGTAAGGATCAATCACTTGCAACTCATATAATGTCATTCATTCCTCCTGAAAATGAAATCAGTACATGGGATGTACATGTGTCATTGTCTGATTTTTATAAAACGAAGAATTTTGATGTTATGTTTTGTGAAGCATTATATCCAACTCGTACAGAGTTTTCGTTATGGCGAGAAATTTCTAAGAATGAAATAACTGATTTGGTGCTTATTACACATAACAATAATCAAAGATTAAAGGAACTCGTTCCTAATCTTTACGGTGTGATCGAAGGGAAAGAACGTTTATCTTATGATGTATTGAGAGTGCTTACGAGTATTACGAATGAGCGACTCTTACAACCAACCCATACAATTGCTATGCCATCTCTAGGCGAATCAATGGTTGTTATGCATGGTAAACGCATTATCCTCACTAGGATGGAATTAACAACGTTGCGTATATTAGTTGAGGCTAATGGGAAGTATATAACGGCTAATCAATTGGTTTCCATGATATGGGGAGATGCAGGTGTAGGGAAAAAAGAGGATCTCTATGTCTATATCTCAAGATTAAGGGAAAAATTAGAAGAAAACCCAATGCGACCAACACTTATTGTTTCTTCAAGAGGTATGGGTTACGCATTTATTGGAACGACTAGTATACTACATAGCTCAAAGTATCCTTATTAA
- the pdxT gene encoding pyridoxal 5'-phosphate synthase glutaminase subunit PdxT, with protein MSVKIGVLNVQGAVSEHVDHIKRVDAEPILVKHADDLIGLHGLIIPGGESTTIGKLIRKYGLFDPIIESAQQGMPIFGTCAGMILLAKQIEGHDEPHLALMDVVVNRNSFGRQRESFEADILIRGVSDNPFPAVFIRAPHVVNAGEQVDVLATLDEKIVAVQQGQLLASAFHPELTDDTRMHSYFKGLAIQYQSKS; from the coding sequence GTGTCTGTTAAAATTGGAGTATTAAATGTACAGGGTGCAGTTTCAGAGCATGTCGACCATATAAAAAGGGTTGACGCAGAACCGATACTTGTTAAACATGCAGACGATCTTATTGGGTTGCATGGGTTAATCATACCAGGTGGAGAAAGTACAACGATTGGTAAATTAATTCGCAAATATGGATTATTTGATCCAATTATTGAATCTGCTCAGCAAGGAATGCCTATATTTGGCACATGTGCAGGGATGATTCTATTAGCCAAGCAGATCGAGGGTCATGATGAGCCTCATTTAGCACTAATGGATGTAGTTGTAAATCGCAATAGTTTTGGTAGACAACGCGAATCATTTGAGGCGGATATACTCATACGTGGCGTTTCAGACAACCCATTTCCAGCAGTGTTTATTCGAGCACCACATGTGGTTAATGCAGGTGAACAGGTAGATGTACTTGCGACACTTGATGAAAAGATCGTCGCTGTACAGCAAGGACAATTGTTAGCATCCGCTTTTCATCCGGAGCTTACGGACGATACTCGGATGCATAGTTACTTTAAAGGATTGGCAATACAATACCAATCTAAGTCATAA
- the pdxS gene encoding pyridoxal 5'-phosphate synthase lyase subunit PdxS: MDTKIGSDRVKRGMAQMQKNGVIMDVINAEQAKIAEAAGAVAVMALERVPSDIRAAGGVARMADPTIIEQVMKAVSVPVMAKCRIGHVVEARILQALGVDYIDESEVLTPADDKFHVNKRDFTVPFVCGGRDLGEVLRRIAEGASMIRTKGEPGTGNIVEAVKHIRMVQGQIRKVVAMSEDELAAEAKNIGAPFELLLEIHQTGKLPVVNFAAGGIATPADAALMMELGSDGVFVGSGIFKSENPEKFGRAVVEATMNFKDYDLLAKLSKDLGAPMKGIELSTLHENERMADRGW, from the coding sequence ATGGACACGAAGATAGGTTCAGATCGGGTTAAACGTGGTATGGCTCAAATGCAAAAGAACGGTGTAATTATGGATGTTATTAATGCTGAACAAGCAAAAATTGCTGAAGCAGCTGGAGCTGTTGCGGTAATGGCACTTGAGCGAGTCCCGTCCGATATTCGGGCAGCAGGTGGAGTTGCTCGAATGGCAGATCCTACAATTATTGAGCAAGTAATGAAAGCTGTTTCTGTTCCTGTCATGGCGAAATGTCGTATTGGACATGTTGTCGAGGCGCGGATTTTACAAGCCTTGGGTGTGGATTATATTGATGAAAGTGAAGTATTAACACCCGCTGATGATAAATTTCATGTGAATAAACGCGATTTTACTGTACCTTTTGTTTGCGGAGGGCGCGACTTAGGTGAAGTACTGCGTCGTATTGCAGAGGGTGCCTCGATGATTAGGACTAAGGGTGAACCAGGAACTGGAAATATTGTAGAGGCAGTCAAACATATACGGATGGTACAAGGTCAAATTCGTAAAGTGGTTGCTATGTCTGAGGATGAACTAGCAGCAGAAGCAAAAAATATCGGAGCACCTTTTGAGCTTCTCCTAGAAATTCATCAAACTGGGAAATTACCTGTGGTCAATTTCGCGGCAGGTGGTATTGCTACTCCTGCAGATGCTGCATTGATGATGGAACTTGGTTCAGATGGTGTGTTTGTTGGTTCTGGTATATTTAAATCGGAGAATCCAGAAAAATTCGGAAGAGCAGTTGTGGAAGCTACAATGAATTTTAAAGACTACGATCTATTGGCGAAGTTATCTAAAGATCTTGGAGCGCCCATGAAGGGAATTGAATTATCTACACTTCATGAGAATGAGCGGATGGCTGATCGCGGTTGGTGA